tcggtccccaatcctagcctacattataaccctccaaagtctcttcgattagggcacttgagttaacgtagagttaaatgattttaagcatcactcgaagaagttcgagcaagattatttctctctcatttttgcaggattcttgacttgtaaatccggagcaaatgatgaagaaattcatttcagcgaccttgactcaacctggagtcccctttgtaaacctttgacctagctctcattacggtcctaatcaagacctccggatcgactcggtcgtatcaattgcgagattacttggatccttatcgaatgcgatgatggaaagattgagtgatttctcttgaatcctgcagacaggataaatagcttttctcgagagtgagagaaagccctttcggaccgaagtccccccattcagctcacattcgaggtattcgtaatgtgagaacctccctagacaaaattggtaatgcaaacttgacggaatggttatgcatgaaccatagtatgagtgattgcattatactcattgttgaatatgtttgtgtgtgttacctctgacattctatgataggtaatacattcccgatgttcgagttccctcccaaggtctcgaaattcttccaaggattattgaatgagcaagttttgctggcaaatgcctaccatgtacgatacagcaatctgcttcgttccttgattaatcgtttggagaacccgggtaagtttttcgaaccccttttcaaattaacaactcttctcatgatagttgttatgattcaattcgagcaatatgccccttttgtacttatcgattccattcgatggtgctcctatcaaatattgttcaattcgggcaatatgcctcttccgtcaagtcgtgtagacatatgcaccggcgatcttgacatcttatcaaatcataacgacgtagctcttatggtttcaatctcgggacgtgaagacatatgcactggcgatcttgacatcttatcaaatcataacgacgtaactcttatggtttcaatctcgggaagtgaagacatatgcaccggcgatcttgacatcttatcaaatcataacgacgtagctcttatggtttcaatctcaggacgtgaagacatatgcactggcgatcttgacatctcttcaaatcataacgacgtagctcttatgatttcagtatcgaatcacgaagacgtatgcaccggtgatcttgacctttagtcggctcataatgacatagctcttatgattttcggctcctttatcaaatcatgaagacataagcacccatattttttatccaaaccaaatcataacgacgtagctcttataattttggttcccctttatcgaatcgtgaagacatatgcactggcgatttcaacatttaatcaactcacaacgacgtagctcttgtgaacttggttccacttctttcgactcacaatgacgtagctcttgtgatctcgaacgacacacatattttgcgctgtctcgcaccgTAAAGAAGCCTGCGGTAGCgtataaggcaccgataccttaaaatccttgcatccgcaaaaagaaacttggaaattaagagaaccattagcttacgagaaatttggtaaaacatgtattcttgtatgcgatccatgtgcgagtttctctaacatggaaaagaggaattatgacacatgttatttacggtcttgcatatcatgcatcacttcattacattaaaaaaatgggattaaaactctcgccaaaaaagttcatccataatttgcactgtcaaaatttaggattcaattttgtctttgagcggaacctctacgagcctccactcaaagaggggcagctgttgacgcctaaattttgactaatctattttttgcataaaaattagaactaattttagttctaaataaaaaaatcatctcacatatttatttttagcgtacattgcattggcatataattgggcaagcagaacacttaattttgcgggatggaaaaatacaccgagaagatttgaaacttcggggactgtattgcaaatacttaaaacttcgtggaccgtattgcaaatacttgaaacttcagggactgcattgcaaataccaaaagaagatggagaaaggaagatggtgaagagaagataatgaaaggaagatggtgaagagaagataaagaagagaagataatgaaaggaagatggtgaagggaagatgaagaagagaagatgaatatgaagaagggaagatgaaaatggaaggtgaagaaatgaagatgaagaagagaagatgaaaatggaaggtgaagaagtgaagatgaagaatgaaggatggagaactttgcctataaaagagagctcttgagaagagttttagaaggggaagtggaagagaattgagagagagagtagaagagaattgagagagttttttaggaagagtggaagagaattgagagagttttgagagagtttttgagaggaatttttagagaggaaaaatagagttcttgagaaaaatcagaagagaaaattcgagagtgaagaaaagtgttttagtcgagcatcatcttcgacgagtcccgacacatatttcgcccctcgcaacccaacaaggccattgcttgccattttcgacgacagccgcgttcttccggctccgagatcttgaagggaactataacgtgtatgtgagtaagattttgtgtaatagaaggtaatcctttccatctcgatctacaaaaatgtaatcgtttggtttgaatatttgtttgtttattttagacatgccacgtgtttcaaattttagcattattacatgttaatttatttttataaatactcgtggattggctgcattttctttctttctaaatcacccatggtgtatatcgtacaaagttcaatgttttacatccccataaaaaagaagaaaaaaccaaaaaaattgcatctttgaatttcgagtaaaatccatcaaaattgccaaatcaaatatttttcatgaaaatggtaccgaaagggcgttagagaaatctgacgtaaccaaatccccgaattcaaaatctccggttcgcggaaataagatagttttctcccgctattttatttaggtttctaatcaacctaccgaaaatgattagtggcgactccaaattcaaatcacattgcatgttaattatttgaaccttaagttgcgatttggtatggacttgggagagtccgagttaggttagttaattaattaacctgataatccattagcccgaaaattaactcgtttattttttttaggtcgcgacaagtctTAATTGTCAACTCACGCCAACAAGATGATTATCAAAAGTAGCAACTTTTTAAGAAGAATCATAAGAGGATTAATAAAGGAAAACATGAGTAGGGCACTCTAAAACCTCCAACTTTGATATCATATCAAAGTTGATTGTGTCGTTTATTACTCCAAAAGCTTACTGTTAGAAAATAACAGGGCTGATATATTTGCCTAATTATAGATCTACTTTTAATAGTGAGATGGTACTGCAATTCGTATATGAATAAAGTAAACACATACAGGTGCCCTAGAAAagcttatatatatttttttgtcaacattaattttttatccACTGCTTTAAGTGTACGGTCATTACCCGTAATACATGGCACAGAGAATACATAGCGCACGGAAGGCGGACAAGAATGTAACGTCATTTTTTTCTATCTAAGAAAAAAAGTAGTAGTTTTGTAACAGAATCAAGAAACAATTGTTTTGTAATAGCATCAATAAATAAGTATCAtgagtttacttttttttttttaaatgagagaATTTTCTTAAGTTATCGCAACTAACaattaaatttttgttattatttggCTTCATCTAATGAGCGATCAAAATTTTTGGTACTGCTCCCGCGGCCCGCACTGAAATAGTGTTTTGCCCCTAGATGTCCAGTCAGCTCCTGTGCTTTAACGCATTTCGAAAAGAACTAGCTAGCTCAGGTTCGAGTGGCTTTTAGAGTTCTAGCTTTTGTGACTTTTACCTGAGCTCTTTCCAAAATGGCATCTTAGCCTCCAGTACTACGTACTTTGATCCTAACTGGAAACTACTCGTGCTAATTTTCTGTTACTTTCATGTCAAATTAATTATTCATCGAATAAGATGCTTATGAATTCATGGGCTTGGAGCAGGAACAATTTTTCCATAGGAAAATCCGAAATATTTAGtgggaacattttttttgttttgtttggttttgttCCGGGGTTATGGCGTTCGGCGGAACCAGCAAGACCCAAGCAGATCCGATAAAACTTACCTAGTCATCGGATTTCAATACAtttttggcttcttcttctgtGGCACCAACCAAATTGTTGCACATCGATACATCCCTCCTCGTATATGAAATTCTCCCTATGTATAAATTTTGACACGAAGATTAatgtacatattttttttagatgtcGACATGCTAGCCAAAGATCGAGTTGTACTACACGTCGATACTGTCGACATGCTAGCCAAAGATCCTTATAATATCTATCATCCTCTTCGAGGTTTTCTCTCTTCTCCGACATGGGAGAACTAGCTCATCACCATCCCCAGGAACTGCAACTCCACATGGCGGGTAAGTCCAATTCTTGGTTTAGTGGCTAAGTAAGGATCTAACATGTGTTGGTTGATTAGGCCACGgtaaagatttgattttcgaCAACACCATATACATCGAATTCCCATCTTTGGCCATTTTCCTAGGTTTTAGACTTGAGTCTTACGCATCCATGATTTGTATTTCTGTGGGTCGAGATTTATTGAATTATAAGGTGAGTTTTCTCTTTGCTAAAGTTAAAAAACTGAACCCATCTAAAGGAGTTAGAATCATGCACAATTCACAAAATTGAAATTACCGTTTGTCTAATAGTATGCCATTAAATTATTACGTAATCATCTGCCCGTTACTTCTGTCCAAATGCATGGAACTGATATTAACATCATAGTCTTTCCTTAATGATCAATATTTACTTTTTACAGTTCGCTCTGAACACTAATTAGAAAGTCTCTTGGGAAAGTGTTTTTCTTTGCATCATCATTATTGCAGCAAACTCCAGCCCTTTTTTGCATGACCAAGGTGATCTCATAGACGAGGACAAGACCAATAAACTTTGCGTGATatattttgtatattttctttcacTTCGTTTGACGACAATCTGAAACATTtagtaatcttttttttcttttaattacaataataatgCCAATGTAAAATCTTTGCGGTGGGGTAGGTTAACTTCACCTAGGATCATCAACTTGTATAGAAAACGATTTCCATTGGAGATGGACTTGCTTTGGTCCCACGTGTGATTCTATATACACGTCATGGTGCATCTAGTGAAGATGGTATTGCATTGATCACCCCAAAAATGAAAACTCTAGTTCTTGACACGAAGAAAGATGGTTGGAAGGTTAAAGTTTAACTTAAACACCTTGTCTTGACACATGTTAGTTTGTTTGCTCATGTATTACAAATACATAATTAGGTAATTCCTATGTTTGGTACAGACATAACGCCCTCGATAAGGTATGCATCCGGTCATATTCGTAACGATTTGGCCCATTTTATACTTACTCTTTCTTTCCCCTGGAAATAAGGAAAGCTAGTCACGTATTTTGATGCATTGCGAGGTGATCAAATTTATTTGATTCCACTATTTTTTGTGCCATTTATGCTCACTCTCTTACCAATTGAAACCCTTATTTAAATTGATATGGTATGCATGACAGATGATCAAGAAGCGAAAGAAGAGAACTCACCCCACCCTAGAAGCATCATCCCCAATAGTCAAGCAACAATAACCCCTAAATCTAAGAACTTCAGGTGGTGGATTAGAGTGGTATTTTACTCGCTCTTTGTGCTCTCTGGTCAATCCGTGGCCACACTTCTTGGGACGCTCTACTACAATAAAGGAGGCAACAGCAAGTGGCTTGCCACGCTTGTACAGCTTTCAGGCTTCCcaatccttttccttctctataTTGTACCCACAACCAAAAAACCAAGTGACCCTAATAACACCGACATCCAAACAGATGCACAAGCTCAATCCCAATCACAATCACCCTCTCTCAAGAGACTTGCCCTTGTATACCTTGGCCTAGGTACAATTGTGTCCCTAGATTGCTATTTGTTCTCACTTGGCCTCTTATACCTCCCTGTCTCCACCTATTCCCTCATTTGCTCATCTCAATTGGCCTTCAATgccctcttctctttcttcctaaatgcccaaaagttcaccccCTACACCACCAACTCCCTAGTCCTCCTCACAATCTCCTCAACCCTGCTTGTGTTCCAATCAAATTCAGATGGCCCCAAGGGGATCTCTAGAGGGAAATATGCTCTTGGGTTTGTGTGCACCATTGCAGCATCGGCTGGTTATGGGCTTCTCCTATCCTTAGACCAACTTTGCTTCAGGAGGGTTATGAGGCATCACACGCTTAGAGTAGTTTTAAACATGATTGTGTACCCATCTTTGGTGGCCAATGTGATTATTGTGGTGGGGTTGTTTGGGAGTGGTGAGTGGAAGCATTTGAGTAGAGAGATGGATGGGTATGAGCTTGGTAAAGAAAGTTATGTGATGACCTTGGTCGGGACAGCAATTGCTTGGCAAGTGTTCTCTATCGGCACAATCGGATTGATAATCGACATGTCGTCTTTGTTCTCGAACTCCATTAGCGTGGTGGGGTTGCCGATTGTGCCCATTTTCGCAGTCGTGTTCTTTGGGGAGAAGATGGATGGGGTCAAGGTCATGGCTATGGTATTGGCCATTTGGGGGTTCGTCTCTTATGCGTACCAATATTATTTGGATGATGCCAAGTTGAAGGCTCAAAGGAGGAGTATTGGTGGGGATAGGGTTAGTGTGAAATCGGCACAAAATGCGCCAATTGCAAGGGTTGGTGGATGATTATAGATAGTGGAGCGTTTTGGTTTGTGTTTAACCGAGTTCAAGTAGCGATATGTAATTGCTTGCTGTGATCATTTGGcgataaaataaaaacatggcACTTCCAAGGGAGGGGCTTTTGTCTTAGCGCCCATTTTGGGATCTCATCATTGAAGTTGGGTACTTAAATGTCATTCGACTAATAAGATTGTACTAGCTAATGCAAATAATTGGCGTTCACTACGATCATATTATTAAATAGGTAACACAACATACACTTAAATGGCTTCACGCACAAAACACTTAAGAGTTGACTAAAGTCTTgtaaaatgtctccaatcctttttttcttcttctgctacTAAGGAGGAGAAGGTGCAACATTTCTTAGGGCATTTTCACCGTAAGTCAAATTCGACGTGTTATCCGATTGATTAGACTTAGCTCTATAAAATTGTTGAAATCAAGAGACTTCCGAAAATTGGAAATGAACAACAGATGATGAGTTTCGACGAGTATGATGTCAGCTGTAAAAGGAAGTGTGAAGAATACTAATGACCACAGAGAAGGGCTTCTAGTGGCCTCTTCTGTTCCTTTTCTGCATTCTTTTTTAAGGGTTTAATGGAAGGTGACAATGGATTCATAAATGGTGTGTTTTAATTTCGTTATTGTAGCTTGGGCTATTCACAATTAATGGGTCCGAAAACTATAGAGCAAATCTTTTAGAGGATGAAAGGCCACAAAATAACCAAGTCAACATGTAAGAAACATATTGCCACAGTAGTTGGTCGTCAAGGGTCTGTTTGGTAGTGCTCATGttcttttgattctttttttttcccctggaacagaaaaagaacataaatatgtttggtaatgacaattaatttttctgttcGCGAAAATAGATCAGTGGCCAGAGAACAAATTTGGTATAGAAACAAGAAGTAAGAACAATCTTCTTCTCTATTCCCAAGAACAGAATCAGACAAAATCACTTATGCTTAGAAATTGTTCTTGAAAACAGAATTGTTACCAAATAGGCTCTAAATGGCTTAGGACTTGGTTTACAAGCCGAAGGTCATAGGTTTGATTTGTGGGGAAAACTCCTTATGTATCTCCGAGGATGACAGAACATTATCTATAAACTAATAGATGCACTGGAGTGTGCAGGTGAAATATTTTCTACATAAGCAAGTCATACGTGAGTGATGTTAAGAACTGGGCAGCTGTGCCAGTGGAGAGCAAGATACTAGGGGAAAGTGTTTAAGAGTTGGAACGGTCTTTGGACTTTGGAGTACAAGCATAGCATGTCGGATGGTCAAGGTGCTTGAAACAGATCACACGGAAGGAGAGCAACTTGGATGACATGAGTACATCATGTTTGGAAGGATCTAAATGCAACATGTGCACATATAACTAAGTTTGGATAAATCACAAAGGAATTATACACGAATTCTTATCACAAGAATTTAATTGGTTTTGACACTtgaatatttaatctaatttcacgAGAATATCCTCCATCAAGGACTCGTAAAGATACGGCGCTTAAAGACCTTCGTAACCTACCGAGCAACCCTCTACTTAATGAAACAACGTCCAACGAAGGTAAATATATAAGTCAGACAAATATTTCCTGCTCTTTGAGTCCGTCTCACGCACAGAGTCCAACGTCAAAGTCAGAATAGGATAACTGCAAAagatcttccttttttttacattttcctTGGACCGAAATTCAACAAAGAATCTGATTATCTCcaagttttctttcttgcttttctgaCCAAGATTTGCGACTTTTCCGAGCAATAATCCAAATCTAATATGTGCTTTCCAAATGAAAGAATCCACGTTCACGAAAGATATGTCTTGGATATCTACACGCACTTCTAGATCCAATTTATTCACAAGtacaaattcgagacatatttcaataaaataaaaggagaataaCTTGGATGACATGAGTACATCAATATGCTTGAAATGATCTAAATGCAACACGTGCACATATTAGGATGACATAATTAAGTTTGGATAAATCATGTTGTAGAGGATGTTCACGGTACAGACAAGGTGGATAATGCTCCCGTAACTAAAGATGAAAACCCAAGTTTATGTCAACTTGATCAACATTTAGATTGGTGTCTTGGTCTAATATTAAGCTTTCAaatcaacaacaaaagaaattcTAGGAGAAACCATAATGGAGTTGCTATTTTTAGCTAAGTGCAGGAAGTGTTAAGCAAGTTCATAGAGGCAATTTGGTCTATTTCATCCAAAGTACACTAATAAGTTCCAGGTGTATATTCTAATGTGCAGATCAAGTTTAAAGGGCTCTTTGAAGAATCCAGCGGTtgctttgaataatttttttggtttacgCCTGTGGCCTGCAGAAGTCGACCGACGATCCTCGTTAgccttcaattaaaaaaaagtaaacttgAATGCCTGGATCATGCTGAGAAGAGAAATGTCCACTTCAGCGCGGTTGTGCCACGGCATCCATGTCagtgattttcgaccaaaattagtcagataaactcaattgacacaaatctaAATGAATTATTACTGAATTGGAattaatgcaatagatttaggactttttttttttacacttttccctaTGAATATGCATCAAAATGGTTGTCGAAGGTTTCCTGAGTTGACGAAGGCGCTCTTGGAGCTCGTTCTTACTTCTCATACTTATATTTTTGTggtaggatgcacgtgtgagttatattagaaaaattccacatTAAAAAATGGGTGTGATGTATAACAGTTAATCTACTACGCGCTCCCTAACATTttgaaacaagaaaaattgCGATTTTGATAGTAATTCTCCGAAAGAGTGGGGTTGCAATTTGCCATTGTTGCGGAGAGTGGTTTGATGAGTTTGAATACTTGGACAAGATTCATAAGGCAAGTCTCTGCGTGACTCGGAGCAGGAAGTTAGGAACAAGGTTTGCTTAGGAAAATCCAAAACATTTGCTCGTCATCGTGGGTCCTTGAATCTCTTTGTTTTTACACATATAATCTGGCCCGATATTTGACCAGCAGCCTTTCTAGAagaagcaattaattttttgttttgttttgattcGATGTTGCCACTTGCAAGTGTTCGGTGCAATCAGATAATCCAAGCAGATGGGATAAAACTTGCCTCATCATTgaaatttttgcacaattttttttttcttttggcttcttTTGGTGTCCACCGACAACACTATATATACATGCAAAGAATTTACTCGGTCCAACCCTGGCTATTTGCTTTATGATGAGTCAGAATACTAGGACTATATTTCAAGTGAccttttttcaatcatttcttaTCTTGTCAAATATTGTGTTgacgctttttttttaaatttattatttaagtaTCCTAAATGTTCGTAATATATAAATAGTGACACATAACTTCGTTTATAAACAAATTTCATGCTTTTTTACATTTAATAAAATTGGATTatgacaaaaaagagaaaaaagaaattctttatAAATCTAACAGACAATTAACCAGTTGTGACTTAGATATCTTCATTCGTATTTCTGTGGGAGCATTTTCTT
The sequence above is drawn from the Rhodamnia argentea isolate NSW1041297 chromosome 9, ASM2092103v1, whole genome shotgun sequence genome and encodes:
- the LOC115753020 gene encoding purine permease 21-like; amino-acid sequence: MGELAHHHPQELQLHMADDQEAKEENSPHPRSIIPNSQATITPKSKNFRWWIRVVFYSLFVLSGQSVATLLGTLYYNKGGNSKWLATLVQLSGFPILFLLYIVPTTKKPSDPNNTDIQTDAQAQSQSQSPSLKRLALVYLGLGTIVSLDCYLFSLGLLYLPVSTYSLICSSQLAFNALFSFFLNAQKFTPYTTNSLVLLTISSTLLVFQSNSDGPKGISRGKYALGFVCTIAASAGYGLLLSLDQLCFRRVMRHHTLRVVLNMIVYPSLVANVIIVVGLFGSGEWKHLSREMDGYELGKESYVMTLVGTAIAWQVFSIGTIGLIIDMSSLFSNSISVVGLPIVPIFAVVFFGEKMDGVKVMAMVLAIWGFVSYAYQYYLDDAKLKAQRRSIGGDRVSVKSAQNAPIARTGE